The following are from one region of the Coffea eugenioides isolate CCC68of chromosome 2, Ceug_1.0, whole genome shotgun sequence genome:
- the LOC113758168 gene encoding uncharacterized protein LOC113758168, translating to MDVEIHIESKGLGKTIVQNNDATIQDRAKAMIFLRHHFDESLKMEYLTVKNPLDLWISLKERFDHLKLVVLPKVRYDWLHLRLQDFKSVPEYNSGMFRITSQLKLCGENVTDEDMLEKTFSTFHVSNVVLQQQYRAQGFKKYSELITCLLLAEQNNELLLKNHESRPTGTSPFPEVNVTQSSNSRHSRGRGRERSRSRGRGRGHGRYIPYHNNNNHDMRQNIPQKRNNNNNNKKYKEKKNYEEKCYRCGMGGHWSRTCRTADHLVELYQISLKGKNKGIETNFIDKGTSTIDQDNECNDDVDMISLDMADFIVYPEDTK from the coding sequence ATGGATGTTGAGATACATATTGAGTCCAAAGGACTTGGAAAAACTATTGTCCAGAATAATGATGCCACAATTCAAGACCGTGCCAAAGCCATGATATTCCTCCGCCATCATTTTGATGAAAGCTTGAAAATGGAATATCTGACAGTCAAAAATCCACTAGATCTGTGGATAAGTTTAAAAGAAAGATTCGATCACCTGAAGTTGGTCGTACTTCCAAAAGTCAGGTATGATTGGCTACACTTACGGCTGCAAGATTTTAAATCTGTCCCTGAATATAATTCAGGCATGTTCAGAATAACCTCTCAGTTAAAATTATGTGGAGAAAATGTAACTGATGAGGATATGTTGGAAAAGACATTTTCCACATTTCATGTCTCAAATGTGGTTCTGCAACAGCAGTATCGAGCACAAGGTTTCAAAAAATATTCTGAACTGATTACATGTCTTTTACTGGCtgaacaaaataatgaattattATTGAAAAATCATGAGTCCCGACCAACTGGTACTAGTCCATTCCCTGAAGTGAATGTGACTCAATCTTCAAATTCCAGACATAGCCGTGGCAGAGGCCGCGAACGTAGCCGTAGTAgaggtcgtggacgtggtcatgGTAGATATATACCTTACCACAATAATAATAACCATGACATGAGACAGAATATTCCCCAGAAGCggaacaacaacaacaacaataaaaaatataaagaaaagaaaaattatgaaGAAAAGTGCTACCGATGTGGCATGGGAGGACACTGGTCCCGTACCTGTCGTACGGCGGATCACCTTGTTGAACTTTATCAAATATCATTGAAAGGGAAGAATAAAGGTATTGAGaccaattttattgataaaggAACATCTACCATTGATCAAGATAATGAATGTAATGATGATGTGGATATGATATCCCTTGATATGGCTGATTTTATTGTGTATCCTGAAGATACAAAATGA